One window of the Salvelinus fontinalis isolate EN_2023a chromosome 2, ASM2944872v1, whole genome shotgun sequence genome contains the following:
- the LOC129818347 gene encoding phosphoglycerate kinase: MSLSNKLTLDKVDVKGKRVIMRVDFNVPMKDHNITNNQRIKAAVPTIKHCLDHGAKAVVLMSHLGRPDGNPMPDKFSLKPVAAELKSLLGKDVHFLKDCVGPDVEKACADPAAGSVILLENLRFHVAEEGKGKDASGNKTKATQEQIDSFRASLSKLGDVYVNDAFGTAHRAHSSMVGVNLSQKAAGFLMKKELDYFAMALEKPARPFLAILGGAKVKDKIQLINNMLDQVNEMIIGGGMAFTFLKVLNNMEIGTSLYDDEGAKIVKELMAKAEKNKVKINLPVDFITAEKFDEHAQTGTATVAAGIPAGWMGLDCGPESNKHFAEAVGRAKQIVWNGPVGVFEFENFAKGTKSLMDKVVEVTKSGCVTIIGGGDTATCCAKWGTEDKVSHVSTGGGASLELLEGKVLPGVDALSSA, translated from the exons AACCAGAG GATCAAGGCTGCTGTCCCCACCATCAAGCACTGTCTTGACCATGGGGCCAAGGCTGTGGTGCTGATGAGCCACTTGGGTCGTCCTGATGGGAACCCCATGCCTGACAAATTCTCCCTGAAGCCTGTGGCTGCCGAGCTCAAGAGCCTGCTGGGCAA GGACGTGCACTTCCTGAAGGACTGCGTAGGTCCCGACGTAGAGAAGGCCTGTGCCGACCCTGCCGCCGGTTCAGTTATCCTCCTGGAGAACCTGCGGTTCCACGTTGCAGAGGAGGGCAAGGGCAAGGACGCCTCCGGAAACAAG ACCAAAGCCACCCAGGAGCAAATTGATTCCTTCAGAGCCTCTCTGTCCAAACTGGGAGACGTCTACGTCAACGATGCTTTCGGCACAGCACACAGAGCCCACAG CTCCATGGTTGGAGTGAACCTGTCCCAGAAGGCTGCAGGCTTCCTGATGAAGAAGGAGCTTGACTACTTTGCCATGGCTCTGGAGAAACCAGCCAGGCCCTTCCTGGCCATCCTCGGAGG AGCCAAGGTCAAGGACAAGATTCAGCTGATCAACAACATGTTGGACCAGGTCAATGAGATGATCATTGGTGGTGGCATGGCCTTCACCTTCCTCAAGGTCCTCAACAACATGgag aTCGGCACCTCCCTGTACGATGATGAGGGTGCCAAGATCGTCAAGGAGCTGATGGCCAAGGCTGAGAAGAACAAGGTCAAGATCAACCTCCCCGTCGACTTCATCACCGCCGAGAAGTTTGACGAGCATGCCCAGACTGGCACCGCAACCGTGGCTGCTGGCATCCCTGCAGGCTGGATG ggtctgGACTGTGGACCAGAGAGCAACAAGCACTTCGCTGAGGCTGTAGGCAGAGCCAAGCAGATCGTGTGGAACGGCCCCGTTGGTGTGTTTGAGTTTGAGAACTTCGCCAAAGGAACCAAGAGCCTGATGGACAAAGTGGTGGAGGTCACCAAGTCAGGCTGCGTCACAATCATCG GTGGAGGCGACACCGCTACATGCTGCGCCAAATGGGGCACAGAGGACAAGGTCAGCCACGTCAGCACAGGAGGCGGAGCCAGCCTGGAGCTTCTGGAGG GTAAAGTGTTGCCCGGTGTGGATGCCCTCAGCAGCGCCTAA